In one window of Echeneis naucrates chromosome 17, fEcheNa1.1, whole genome shotgun sequence DNA:
- the wdr33 gene encoding pre-mRNA 3' end processing protein WDR33 isoform X1 produces MATDIGSPQRFFHMPRFQHQAPRQVFYKRPDFAQQQAMQQLTFDGKRMRKAVNRKTIDYNPSVIRYLENRLWQRDHRDFRAIQPDAGCYNDLVPPVGMLNNPMNAVTTKFVRTSTNKVKCPVFVIRWTPEGRRLVTGASSGEFTLWNGLTFNFETILQAHDSPVRAMTWSHNDMWMLTADHGGYVKYWQSNMNNVKMFQAHKEAIREASFSPTDNKFATCSDDGTVRIWDFLRCHEERILRGHGADVKCVDWHPTKGLVVSGSKDSQQPIKFWDPKTGQSLATLHAHKNTVMEVKWNLNGNWLLTASRDHLCKLFDIRNLKEELQVFRGHKKEATAVAWHPVHEGLFASGGSDGSLLFWHTGVEKEVGGMEMAHEGMIWSLAWHPLGHILCSGSNDHTSKFWTRNRPGDKMRDRYNLNLLPGMSEDGVEYDDLEPNSVASIPGMGIPEQLKAAMEQEQSSKEAAPEVEMSIPGLDWGVDEVMGKDAKKVPQKKVPYAKPIPAQFQQAWAENKVPMMPPSGDLKDRKVEQKVEVKKKTQAEIEQEMAALQYTNPMLLEQMKMDRMNQMSTEGNMGPPQGQGTMPPFPGPGGPGGPIPPGQQGFPSNMPPQQMPNNMGPPMGPFMPPGQMGPPSGPQPHQGPPQGMMGPPDMQGSQGMQRHPGPPRNMGPQGPHGMGAGPRGMQGPPGGMMGPPPRGMSPRDPQGPPSQGGMMPPQGNMMGPQGPMQGGMMGPPPRTHSNMPNNYGMGNMQGPPVGMHGPPGNMQGPPGNMQGPHGNMQGPPGNMQGAHGNMQGPPYMQHQGQNSGPMMHGMGQQGPNSKGDPRGPPPNHHMGPPDRQGPGGPGGPDQGSASYWADNQQGRRGQQDFDGSQDFHSRGEDGWRPGPGPGYQGGGGSHRGGGHRGGGSWGPDERFGGEFRGRRDDRFRGGGPGRPGARGYADDYGGQDEGFDGPEEMGHGWDNGGRGRLPRGGPPRGGGHDGYRDSQQMHDGSSSGGRERSSSLQGMDMASLPPRKRPWQDGPGTGDPRERESPGADGDACCLFPAGRPPQREDGGYGPSVRGGRGAWGPGSGSGPGSGPRRGGLAPRGAPRGGSRGR; encoded by the exons ATGGCGACAGACATTGGGTCACCACAGCGCTTCTTCCACATGCCGCGCTTCCAGCACCAGGCCCCACGGCAAGTTTTCTACAAGAGGCCAGACTTTGCGCAGCAGCAAGCGATGCAGCAGCTCACCTTCGATGGGAAACGCATGAGGAAAGCTGTGAACCGCAAAACAATCGACTACAACCCGTCGGTCATCAGATACCTGGAG AACCGCCTTTGGCAGCGAGACCACCGTGACTTCAGAGCCATCCAGCCTGATGCTGGATGTTACAACGAT ctGGTTCCTCCAGTCGGGATGTTGAACAACCCCATGAACGCTGTCACCACCAAGTTTGTCCGAACGTCcacaaacaaagtcaaatgTCCTGTGTTTGTGATCAGG TGGACGCCTGAGGGTCGCCGTCTGGTTACTGGAGCATCTAGTGGAGAGTTCACTCTGTGGAATGGACTCACCTTCAACTTTGAGACCATTTTACAG GCCCACGACAGTCCAGTCCGTGCCATGACTTGGTCTCACAACGACATGTGGATGCTGACAGCGGATCACGGCGGCTATGTGAAGTACTGGCAGTCCAACATGAACAACGTCAAGATGTTCCAGGCTCACAAGGAGGCCATTAGAGAAGCCAG TTTTTCTCCCACAGATAATAAATTTGCTACCTGTTCGGACGATGGCACCGTTCGCATCTGGGACTTCCTGCGCTGCCATGAGGAACGGATCCTCCGAG gtcaCGGTGCTGATGTGAAGTGTGTGGATTGGCATCCCACCAAAGGGCTGGTTGTCTCTGGCAGTAAAGACAGTCAACAACCAATCAAGTTCTGGGATCCAAAGACCGGACAGAGTCTGGCAACACT TCACGCCCATAAGAACACAGTGATGGAGGTGAAGTGGAACCTGAACGGTAATTGGCTGCTGACGGCGTCACGTGACCACCTGTGTAAGCTGTTTGACATCAGAAACTTGAAGGAGGAACTGCAGGTGTTTAGAGGACACAAGAAGGAAGCTACAG CTGTGGCCTGGCACCCCGTCCACGAAGGTCTGTTCGCCAGTGGAGGTTCTGACGGGTCCCTGCTCTTCTGGCACACTGG GGTGGAGAAGGAGGTTGGAGGGATGGAGATGGCTCATGAAGGGATGATCTGGAGTCTGGCCTGGCACCCGTTAGGTCACATTCTCTGCTCTGGCTCCAATGACCACACGAG TAAATTCTGGACCCGAAATCGACCAGGTGATAAGATGAGAGATCGTTACAACCTGAATCTGCTGCCTGGGATGTCGGAGGACGGTGTAGAGTAcg atgACTTGGAGCCGAACAGTGTGGCCTCAATCCCTGGTATGGGGATCCCAGAGCAGCTAAAAGCTGCCATGGAACAGGAGCAGAGCA GTAAAGAGGCAGCTCCTGAGGTAGAGATGTCGATCCCAGGTTTGGACTGGGGCGTTGATGAAGTCATGGGTAAAGACGCCAAGAAAGTCCCTCAGAAGAAAGTCCCATACGCAAAACCGATTCCAGCACAGTTTCAACAG gcCTGGGCGGAGAATAAAGTTCCCATGATGCCACCCTCCGGAGACCTTAAGGACCGGAAGGTGGAACAGAAAGTCgaggtgaagaagaaaactCAGGCAGAGATTGAGCAGGAGATGGCAGCTCTGCAGTACACCAACCCCATGCTGCTGGAG CAAATGAAGATGGACCGAATGAACCAGATGAGCACAGAAGGGAACATGGGCCCCCCACAGGGACAAGGCACCATGCCCCCCTTCCCTGGCCCTGGAGGTCCTGGGGGCCCCATACCCCCTGGTCAGCAAGGCTTTCCTTCAAACATGCCACCTCAACAGATGCCCAACAACATGGGGCCCCCAATGGGCCCTTTCATGCCCCCAGGACAGATGGGGCCACCCTCAGGACCTCAGCCACACCAGGGGCCGCCTCAGGGTATGATGGGGCCACCAGACATGCAAGGTTCCCAAGGTATGCAGAGACATCCTGGCCCTCCAAGAAACATGGGCCCTCAAGGGCCCCACGGTATGGGGGCAGGACCTAGAGGGATGCAGGGGCCCCCTGGTGGGATGATGGGGCCTCCTCCTCGTGGAATGAGTCCCAGGGATCCTCAGGGGCCTCCATCTCAGGGGGGCATGATGCCACCTCAAGGGAACATGATGGGCCCCCAGGGTCCTATGCAGGGTGGGATGATGGGGCCTCCACCCAGGACACATAGCAACATGCCAAACAATTATGGGATGGGCAACATGCAGGGGCCCCCAGTAGGCATGCATGGCCCTCCAGGAAACATGCAGGGGCCCCCAGGTAACATGCAAGGACCCCATGGAAACATGCAGGGCCCCCCCGGAAACATGCAAGGGGCCCATGGTAACATGCAGGGCCCCCCATATATGCAGCACCAG GGTCAGAACTCGGGCCCTATGATGCACGGAATGGGCCAGCAGGGGCCCAACAGCAAAG GAGACCCCCGGGGACCACCGCCCAACCACCATATGGGTCCTCCTGACCGACAGGGTCCTGGAGGCCCAGGGGGCCCGGACCAAGGCTCAGCGTCCTACTGGGCAGACAACCAACAGGGTCGACGTGGACAGCAAGACTTTGATGGAAGCCAGGACTtccacagcagaggagaggatggCTGgaggccaggaccaggaccgggataccaaggagggggaggaagccACAGAGGGGGGggccacagaggaggagggagctggGGGCCCGATGAAAGATTTGGAGGAGAGTTCAGAGGACGGAGAGACGACAG GTTCAGAGGAGGTGGCCCCGGCCGGCCCGGAGCTCGAGGATACGCTGACGACTACGGGGGCCAGGATGAGGGCTTCGATGGCCCAGAGGAGATGGGACATGGCTGGGACAACGGAGGCAGAGGAAGACTGCCCCGAGGAGGGCCCCctagaggaggag GTCACGATGGCTATCGGGACAGTCAACAGATGCATGATGGATCATCTTCAGGAGGTCGCGAGCGCTCATCCTCCCTGCAGGGGATGGACATGGCGTCTCTGCCGCCCCGTAAGCGCCCGTGGCAGGATGGACCGGGGACAGGAGACCCCCGGGAGCGGGAGTCCCCCGGAGCTGACGGAG ATGCTTGCTGTCTTTTCCCCGCAGGTCGTCCCCCCCAAAGGGAGGACGGGGGTTATGGTCCTTCTGTTCGAGGTGGGCGAGGGGCGTGGGGCCCTGGAAGTGGATCGGGGCCAGGATCGGGCCCCAGGAGAGGAGGACTGGCACCGCGAGGAGCACCGAGGGGGGGCAGCCGGGGCCGATAG
- the wdr33 gene encoding pre-mRNA 3' end processing protein WDR33 isoform X2 — protein sequence MATDIGSPQRFFHMPRFQHQAPRQVFYKRPDFAQQQAMQQLTFDGKRMRKAVNRKTIDYNPSVIRYLENRLWQRDHRDFRAIQPDAGCYNDLVPPVGMLNNPMNAVTTKFVRTSTNKVKCPVFVIRWTPEGRRLVTGASSGEFTLWNGLTFNFETILQAHDSPVRAMTWSHNDMWMLTADHGGYVKYWQSNMNNVKMFQAHKEAIREASFSPTDNKFATCSDDGTVRIWDFLRCHEERILRGHGADVKCVDWHPTKGLVVSGSKDSQQPIKFWDPKTGQSLATLHAHKNTVMEVKWNLNGNWLLTASRDHLCKLFDIRNLKEELQVFRGHKKEATAVAWHPVHEGLFASGGSDGSLLFWHTGVEKEVGGMEMAHEGMIWSLAWHPLGHILCSGSNDHTSKFWTRNRPGDKMRDRYNLNLLPGMSEDGVEYDDLEPNSVASIPGMGIPEQLKAAMEQEQSSKEAAPEVEMSIPGLDWGVDEVMGKDAKKVPQKKVPYAKPIPAQFQQAWAENKVPMMPPSGDLKDRKVEQKVEVKKKTQAEIEQEMAALQYTNPMLLEQMKMDRMNQMSTEGNMGPPQGQGTMPPFPGPGGPGGPIPPGQQGFPSNMPPQQMPNNMGPPMGPFMPPGQMGPPSGPQPHQGPPQGMMGPPDMQGSQGMQRHPGPPRNMGPQGPHGMGAGPRGMQGPPGGMMGPPPRGMSPRDPQGPPSQGGMMPPQGNMMGPQGPMQGGMMGPPPRTHSNMPNNYGMGNMQGPPVGMHGPPGNMQGPPGNMQGPHGNMQGPPGNMQGAHGNMQGPPYMQHQGQNSGPMMHGMGQQGPNSKGDPRGPPPNHHMGPPDRQGPGGPGGPDQGSASYWADNQQGRRGQQDFDGSQDFHSRGEDGWRPGPGPGYQGGGGSHRGGGHRGGGSWGPDERFGGEFRGRRDDRFRGGGPGRPGARGYADDYGGQDEGFDGPEEMGHGWDNGGRGRLPRGGPPRGGGHDGYRDSQQMHDGSSSGGRERSSSLQGMDMASLPPRKRPWQDGPGTGDPRERESPGADGGRPPQREDGGYGPSVRGGRGAWGPGSGSGPGSGPRRGGLAPRGAPRGGSRGR from the exons ATGGCGACAGACATTGGGTCACCACAGCGCTTCTTCCACATGCCGCGCTTCCAGCACCAGGCCCCACGGCAAGTTTTCTACAAGAGGCCAGACTTTGCGCAGCAGCAAGCGATGCAGCAGCTCACCTTCGATGGGAAACGCATGAGGAAAGCTGTGAACCGCAAAACAATCGACTACAACCCGTCGGTCATCAGATACCTGGAG AACCGCCTTTGGCAGCGAGACCACCGTGACTTCAGAGCCATCCAGCCTGATGCTGGATGTTACAACGAT ctGGTTCCTCCAGTCGGGATGTTGAACAACCCCATGAACGCTGTCACCACCAAGTTTGTCCGAACGTCcacaaacaaagtcaaatgTCCTGTGTTTGTGATCAGG TGGACGCCTGAGGGTCGCCGTCTGGTTACTGGAGCATCTAGTGGAGAGTTCACTCTGTGGAATGGACTCACCTTCAACTTTGAGACCATTTTACAG GCCCACGACAGTCCAGTCCGTGCCATGACTTGGTCTCACAACGACATGTGGATGCTGACAGCGGATCACGGCGGCTATGTGAAGTACTGGCAGTCCAACATGAACAACGTCAAGATGTTCCAGGCTCACAAGGAGGCCATTAGAGAAGCCAG TTTTTCTCCCACAGATAATAAATTTGCTACCTGTTCGGACGATGGCACCGTTCGCATCTGGGACTTCCTGCGCTGCCATGAGGAACGGATCCTCCGAG gtcaCGGTGCTGATGTGAAGTGTGTGGATTGGCATCCCACCAAAGGGCTGGTTGTCTCTGGCAGTAAAGACAGTCAACAACCAATCAAGTTCTGGGATCCAAAGACCGGACAGAGTCTGGCAACACT TCACGCCCATAAGAACACAGTGATGGAGGTGAAGTGGAACCTGAACGGTAATTGGCTGCTGACGGCGTCACGTGACCACCTGTGTAAGCTGTTTGACATCAGAAACTTGAAGGAGGAACTGCAGGTGTTTAGAGGACACAAGAAGGAAGCTACAG CTGTGGCCTGGCACCCCGTCCACGAAGGTCTGTTCGCCAGTGGAGGTTCTGACGGGTCCCTGCTCTTCTGGCACACTGG GGTGGAGAAGGAGGTTGGAGGGATGGAGATGGCTCATGAAGGGATGATCTGGAGTCTGGCCTGGCACCCGTTAGGTCACATTCTCTGCTCTGGCTCCAATGACCACACGAG TAAATTCTGGACCCGAAATCGACCAGGTGATAAGATGAGAGATCGTTACAACCTGAATCTGCTGCCTGGGATGTCGGAGGACGGTGTAGAGTAcg atgACTTGGAGCCGAACAGTGTGGCCTCAATCCCTGGTATGGGGATCCCAGAGCAGCTAAAAGCTGCCATGGAACAGGAGCAGAGCA GTAAAGAGGCAGCTCCTGAGGTAGAGATGTCGATCCCAGGTTTGGACTGGGGCGTTGATGAAGTCATGGGTAAAGACGCCAAGAAAGTCCCTCAGAAGAAAGTCCCATACGCAAAACCGATTCCAGCACAGTTTCAACAG gcCTGGGCGGAGAATAAAGTTCCCATGATGCCACCCTCCGGAGACCTTAAGGACCGGAAGGTGGAACAGAAAGTCgaggtgaagaagaaaactCAGGCAGAGATTGAGCAGGAGATGGCAGCTCTGCAGTACACCAACCCCATGCTGCTGGAG CAAATGAAGATGGACCGAATGAACCAGATGAGCACAGAAGGGAACATGGGCCCCCCACAGGGACAAGGCACCATGCCCCCCTTCCCTGGCCCTGGAGGTCCTGGGGGCCCCATACCCCCTGGTCAGCAAGGCTTTCCTTCAAACATGCCACCTCAACAGATGCCCAACAACATGGGGCCCCCAATGGGCCCTTTCATGCCCCCAGGACAGATGGGGCCACCCTCAGGACCTCAGCCACACCAGGGGCCGCCTCAGGGTATGATGGGGCCACCAGACATGCAAGGTTCCCAAGGTATGCAGAGACATCCTGGCCCTCCAAGAAACATGGGCCCTCAAGGGCCCCACGGTATGGGGGCAGGACCTAGAGGGATGCAGGGGCCCCCTGGTGGGATGATGGGGCCTCCTCCTCGTGGAATGAGTCCCAGGGATCCTCAGGGGCCTCCATCTCAGGGGGGCATGATGCCACCTCAAGGGAACATGATGGGCCCCCAGGGTCCTATGCAGGGTGGGATGATGGGGCCTCCACCCAGGACACATAGCAACATGCCAAACAATTATGGGATGGGCAACATGCAGGGGCCCCCAGTAGGCATGCATGGCCCTCCAGGAAACATGCAGGGGCCCCCAGGTAACATGCAAGGACCCCATGGAAACATGCAGGGCCCCCCCGGAAACATGCAAGGGGCCCATGGTAACATGCAGGGCCCCCCATATATGCAGCACCAG GGTCAGAACTCGGGCCCTATGATGCACGGAATGGGCCAGCAGGGGCCCAACAGCAAAG GAGACCCCCGGGGACCACCGCCCAACCACCATATGGGTCCTCCTGACCGACAGGGTCCTGGAGGCCCAGGGGGCCCGGACCAAGGCTCAGCGTCCTACTGGGCAGACAACCAACAGGGTCGACGTGGACAGCAAGACTTTGATGGAAGCCAGGACTtccacagcagaggagaggatggCTGgaggccaggaccaggaccgggataccaaggagggggaggaagccACAGAGGGGGGggccacagaggaggagggagctggGGGCCCGATGAAAGATTTGGAGGAGAGTTCAGAGGACGGAGAGACGACAG GTTCAGAGGAGGTGGCCCCGGCCGGCCCGGAGCTCGAGGATACGCTGACGACTACGGGGGCCAGGATGAGGGCTTCGATGGCCCAGAGGAGATGGGACATGGCTGGGACAACGGAGGCAGAGGAAGACTGCCCCGAGGAGGGCCCCctagaggaggag GTCACGATGGCTATCGGGACAGTCAACAGATGCATGATGGATCATCTTCAGGAGGTCGCGAGCGCTCATCCTCCCTGCAGGGGATGGACATGGCGTCTCTGCCGCCCCGTAAGCGCCCGTGGCAGGATGGACCGGGGACAGGAGACCCCCGGGAGCGGGAGTCCCCCGGAGCTGACGGAG GTCGTCCCCCCCAAAGGGAGGACGGGGGTTATGGTCCTTCTGTTCGAGGTGGGCGAGGGGCGTGGGGCCCTGGAAGTGGATCGGGGCCAGGATCGGGCCCCAGGAGAGGAGGACTGGCACCGCGAGGAGCACCGAGGGGGGGCAGCCGGGGCCGATAG